A genome region from Methylohalobius crimeensis 10Ki includes the following:
- the crcB gene encoding fluoride efflux transporter CrcB gives MLANLLAVAFGGATGALLRFSISGAVYRWLGRGFPHGTLAANLIGSFLLGLLADPLLQLPPSSFPWRAAAATGFLGAFTTFSTFALETVYLIEQGRMLRAFGNLLISIGLGLAAAWTGFLCGRALLVGNGLISLPGVDWPLPWLLGLLANGLVAFIVGLAMEAAFERWRPGPAYRTSWSILSIGGFATVSSLHLLQELLRQENAFHQILPWLVGVFALNLLICAGGVWGGFGTARHL, from the coding sequence ATGCTCGCCAACCTTCTTGCCGTCGCCTTCGGCGGTGCCACAGGCGCCCTGCTGCGCTTTTCGATTTCCGGTGCCGTTTATCGCTGGCTGGGACGGGGATTTCCCCACGGCACCCTCGCCGCCAATCTAATCGGTTCGTTCCTGTTGGGGCTTTTGGCGGACCCCTTGCTGCAATTGCCGCCGTCGAGCTTTCCCTGGCGAGCGGCGGCGGCCACCGGGTTTCTGGGGGCGTTCACCACTTTTTCCACCTTCGCACTGGAAACCGTTTATCTGATCGAGCAAGGGCGCATGCTGCGCGCGTTCGGCAATCTTTTGATCAGCATCGGGTTGGGACTTGCCGCCGCCTGGACCGGCTTTCTATGCGGGCGGGCGCTGTTGGTTGGAAACGGCCTCATTTCCTTGCCCGGGGTCGACTGGCCCTTGCCCTGGCTGCTGGGGCTTTTGGCCAACGGCTTGGTCGCTTTTATAGTGGGGTTGGCGATGGAGGCCGCCTTCGAACGGTGGCGTCCGGGTCCGGCTTATCGAACCAGTTGGAGCATTCTGTCAATCGGCGGTTTCGCCACTGTTTCCAGCTTGCATCTCCTGCAGGAACTCCTCCGCCAGGAAAATGCCTTCCACCAGATTCTGCCGTGGCTGGTGGGTGTCTTCGCGCTGAATCTACTGATCTGTGCCGGCGGGGTGTGGGGAGGGTTCGGCACCGCCCGGCACTTGTGA
- a CDS encoding alpha/beta hydrolase, with product MPSLILALLAAAGAYSILLAAMYFGQSALLYLPNLPSRTLAATPAAIGLDYETVHFETEDRVRLHGWFIPAKEPRGALLFFHGNAGNISHRLDSVRIFHDLGLSILIFDYRGYGRSEGRPSEKGTRLDARAAWRHLTEVYGIEPQRVVLFGRSLGAALAAWLATQAKPGALILESAFTSVPELAAELYWWLPARRLARLNYPTRDYLNDVHCPVLVIHSSEDEIIPYRHGQALYAAAHPPRSFLKLRGDHNTGFLLSGERYVGGLDHFLQRHLPAAQ from the coding sequence ATGCCTTCCCTGATTTTGGCTCTACTGGCTGCGGCCGGCGCCTACAGTATCTTGTTGGCCGCTATGTACTTCGGTCAATCCGCCCTGCTGTACCTGCCCAACCTCCCCTCGCGTACCCTCGCCGCCACGCCGGCGGCAATCGGCCTCGATTACGAGACCGTTCATTTTGAGACCGAGGACCGGGTTCGCCTCCACGGCTGGTTCATTCCGGCCAAGGAACCTCGCGGCGCCCTGCTCTTTTTCCATGGCAACGCGGGCAATATCTCCCACCGGCTGGATTCGGTGCGTATTTTCCACGATCTGGGTCTGTCGATCTTGATCTTCGATTATCGGGGTTACGGCCGAAGCGAAGGCCGGCCCAGCGAGAAGGGAACCCGGCTCGACGCCCGCGCGGCCTGGCGCCATCTCACCGAGGTGTACGGCATCGAGCCGCAGCGCGTTGTCCTGTTCGGCCGTTCCTTGGGGGCGGCGCTGGCGGCTTGGTTGGCCACCCAAGCCAAGCCCGGCGCATTGATCCTGGAATCGGCCTTTACCTCGGTCCCGGAACTGGCGGCCGAACTCTACTGGTGGCTTCCGGCGCGCCGATTGGCCCGACTCAACTACCCCACCCGCGATTACCTGAATGATGTCCATTGCCCGGTGCTGGTCATCCACAGCTCGGAGGACGAGATCATTCCCTACCGCCACGGCCAGGCACTCTATGCCGCCGCCCACCCGCCCAGGTCTTTCCTGAAGCTGCGGGGCGATCACAATACCGGCTTTCTGCTGAGCGGCGAGCGGTACGTGGGCGGTTTGGATCACTTTCTCCAACGCCATTTGCCCGCCGCTCAATAG
- a CDS encoding fluoride efflux transporter FluC: MIQIFAIAFGGAVGALLRFFISSGVSAWLGPGFPYGTLVVNVLGSYLIGLMSEALLLERVAVATEFRAGVLVGLFGSLTTFSTFSVETLALLQQGAWPAALGNIGLSAGLCTGVAFLGLLSGRSLFYPSRGIIYWSRWPVPYGWLLINFLIAVLIGFFLTFLVEWSPVSDRLRAVLTVLLVGGFVTFSSLYLALFLHEEALELKHHGRWMVGLLLGNAMVCLAGIWLGFWGGELW, from the coding sequence ATGATTCAGATTTTCGCCATTGCCTTCGGCGGGGCGGTGGGTGCGTTGCTGCGTTTTTTTATTTCCAGTGGCGTATCCGCTTGGCTGGGCCCCGGCTTCCCCTACGGCACCCTCGTCGTCAATGTCCTGGGTTCTTATCTCATCGGCTTGATGAGCGAGGCGCTGCTGTTGGAACGGGTCGCGGTGGCGACGGAATTCCGGGCCGGTGTACTGGTGGGGCTGTTCGGTTCTCTGACCACTTTTTCCACCTTTTCGGTGGAAACCCTCGCCCTTCTCCAACAAGGCGCATGGCCCGCGGCCCTGGGGAATATCGGTCTCAGCGCGGGTCTCTGCACGGGAGTGGCGTTTCTGGGGCTGCTCAGCGGGCGCAGCTTGTTTTATCCTTCCCGGGGCATTATTTATTGGTCGAGGTGGCCGGTGCCTTATGGCTGGCTATTGATTAACTTTCTCATCGCGGTCCTGATCGGTTTCTTTTTGACGTTTCTGGTGGAATGGTCGCCCGTGTCCGATCGGCTCAGAGCGGTGTTGACTGTACTTTTGGTGGGCGGTTTCGTGACTTTTTCCAGCCTTTATCTGGCTTTATTTCTGCACGAAGAGGCGTTAGAACTAAAACATCACGGCCGCTGGATGGTGGGGTTGCTGCTCGGTAATGCGATGGTCTGTCTTGCGGGTATTTGGCTTGGATTCTGGGGAGGTGAGCTATGGTGA
- a CDS encoding DUF190 domain-containing protein, which produces MVKGQQVWVARVYVLEGHDHLDELLQIIHEEEGIANVHAFRAVAGTAGGREVHTSSLLTLSLRLPLMVEFFGEEKRVEAAIGKLQSRLGLEDILVWPAIKPPSQVPGGAEPSPHPAGTDQ; this is translated from the coding sequence ATGGTGAAAGGCCAACAAGTTTGGGTGGCGCGCGTTTATGTACTGGAGGGGCACGATCATCTGGACGAGCTCCTCCAAATTATCCACGAGGAGGAGGGAATCGCCAACGTACACGCTTTTCGGGCCGTCGCCGGAACCGCGGGCGGGCGGGAAGTGCACACCTCGTCCCTGTTGACCTTGTCCTTGCGGTTGCCGCTGATGGTGGAGTTTTTCGGCGAAGAGAAACGGGTCGAAGCAGCGATCGGCAAGCTGCAAAGCCGTCTCGGATTGGAGGATATTTTAGTTTGGCCGGCTATCAAGCCTCCGTCACAAGTGCCGGGCGGTGCCGAACCCTCCCCACACCCCGCCGGCACAGATCAGTAG
- a CDS encoding polysaccharide deacetylase family protein encodes MRTGRIFHALGLHMHQPPGNLRLLIDSNPWETEQIIRCYDRVPRYAREYADVGRLHVGFSGVLLEQFRDPEMVDRYRRFVDIPAMLENYAEADNIELIGMGYYHPIFPLIPQEDWEEQLLSGREIMQEIFGRAPKGFWPPEMAFCMEMIPALVKAGYEYVVVDGVHVQPQNSDKTVDVFQPYRASFEGSAITVIPRNRDISNAQESGLDPGWFFNEAAHKVAESPRPEADRLVTTWSDGENGGWFRQMHEASGFFGHFFAPYMEAVRGGESPVQPTAISEYLDAHSPSEEAFVRTGAWNVGSTSGFDLSQWAGSDSQKQAVERVRAISARYWGLKNRESKLSARGKQSLAKARDLILEGETSCFLFWGDAWVPELYKRTTPAERYLAEAENESTEPCSDN; translated from the coding sequence ATGCGGACGGGACGGATCTTCCACGCCTTAGGGCTTCACATGCACCAACCGCCGGGGAATCTCCGGCTGCTCATCGACAGCAATCCGTGGGAAACGGAGCAAATCATCCGCTGCTACGATCGCGTACCGCGTTACGCGCGCGAATACGCCGATGTGGGTCGGCTCCACGTGGGCTTTTCCGGGGTGCTGCTGGAGCAATTCCGCGACCCGGAGATGGTCGATCGCTATCGGCGGTTCGTGGATATTCCGGCGATGCTGGAAAATTACGCCGAGGCCGACAATATCGAACTCATCGGCATGGGCTATTACCATCCCATTTTCCCTCTCATCCCTCAGGAGGACTGGGAGGAGCAACTGCTTAGCGGACGTGAAATCATGCAGGAGATTTTCGGGCGCGCGCCCAAGGGCTTTTGGCCGCCGGAGATGGCTTTCTGCATGGAGATGATTCCGGCTTTGGTGAAGGCCGGTTACGAATATGTGGTCGTGGACGGCGTTCACGTCCAGCCGCAAAATTCGGACAAGACCGTCGATGTTTTCCAGCCCTACCGGGCGAGCTTCGAGGGATCGGCTATCACGGTGATTCCGCGCAACCGGGATATTTCCAACGCCCAGGAAAGCGGACTGGATCCCGGCTGGTTCTTCAACGAGGCGGCGCACAAAGTCGCCGAGTCGCCCCGTCCCGAGGCCGACCGCCTGGTGACCACCTGGTCCGACGGGGAAAACGGCGGCTGGTTCAGGCAGATGCACGAGGCGTCGGGATTTTTCGGCCACTTTTTCGCGCCTTACATGGAGGCCGTTCGCGGCGGCGAGTCCCCCGTCCAGCCGACCGCCATCAGCGAATATCTCGACGCCCATTCGCCTTCCGAGGAAGCCTTCGTGCGGACCGGCGCCTGGAACGTGGGTTCCACCTCCGGCTTCGATCTGTCCCAATGGGCGGGGTCGGACTCCCAGAAGCAGGCGGTGGAGAGGGTACGCGCCATCAGCGCCCGCTATTGGGGGCTCAAAAACCGGGAATCCAAACTTTCGGCCCGGGGGAAGCAGTCCCTGGCCAAGGCGCGGGATCTGATTTTGGAGGGCGAGACGAGTTGCTTTTTGTTCTGGGGCGACGCCTGGGTGCCCGAGCTTTACAAGCGAACAACGCCCGCGGAACGGTATCTCGCCGAGGCGGAAAACGAGTCCACGGAACCTTGTTCAGACAATTAG